TGCGCCAAAGCGAGTCGGGCTCGTTTTCGGAACTGATGAAAGCGGTGTTTTTTATCGATCGCCAGCGCATCCTCACCAAAAAGTTCAGCCAGTTCACCGGCGGCATTTCGCCGCAGTAAATCCATCTGGAAAAAGCGATCCTGGCCATGGGCGTACCCCAGTGCAAATGCAGCATCCGTCCGGCTGGATGCACGAATCACGGCGGTTCCAAAACTGTCCCGGTCGAGATGAGCGGGCTGTTCCGGCCCCTGGATGACAACGTTGCCATCCAGTTGAGGTAGGTTGGCCCATAAGAGTCCGTAGCCGGCACCGACGGAGAGAGCCAGTATGCCGGCGATCATGATCAGAGCTTTTGTGATCTTTGAGGTCATGCGCAGTCCTTTGCTGATGTGATTTACGTCATACCGCAGGTTTCACCCAGGCCTTTGTTTATCCCGTGTGTTTCAGAAGCAATGGCTTAAAGGAAGGATAGTGATATTTGGTCTGACTTGCAGATTTGATGCGGTAAAGCGGTTGCCGGATCGCGAAGCAGGGGTTGGGAAGAGAAAAAGACAGCCGCAGCTTGGTGGAATCTCAAAACTGCCGGACTGTCTGTGTTCAACAGTCTTTACTTGAATGTGTTGAGTCCAAGCAGAGTTTAAATCTGGCCGGGATGCTGGTGTAAGCGGGCACCGGCCAGGTCTCAGTTGAGGGTGGTGGTCTGGATATCTGTCGCTTCAAGCGTGAATTGAGGCAGGGTTTTGCGTAACGCATCGGCCATGGCCTCTGAGGCGAGTATGCCCCGGCAATGGGCCCAATACCGGCCATCCACCTGATAAAACTGTTCACTTTTCACCGCTTGCAGAGTTGGCCAGACCGGTTGCTGCTGCCATTGCAGCAGGGCGTTGTCCGGTACGATGGTGCCTGAAAGCAGAATATCCGGGTTGATGGTGCTGATTTCTTCCAGCGTCACCAGACGAAGTGCCCGGTCATCGAGACCAATCTGTTCCGGCACTCTGAGGCCGATGGCTTTCAGGACACCACCGGGATAGGCTGAGCCGGAATAGGCATAAACCCCGTTTTCCAGAGCCACGGCAAACAGGGCTTGCTGGCCGTGAACCGGACTGAGCTGCTTTTCAATGTGACGCATGTAGATGTCGTGTTCTTGCAAACGGGCAGTCATCAGGGCTTCCTGGTCGACCAGCTTGCCGATTTTTTCAGCCACTTCCAGGTTTTCTGCGTAGGTCTCGCCGCGCGATGCCAGCAGTGCCGTTGGAGCAATAGCACTCAGTGCCGGGTAAATCGCCTGATGGCGGTTGACGTCCGCAATGATTAAATCGGGCTTCAGGGCTGCAATCTGGCTCAGATCCGGGCTGGAGCGGTCACCGACAGAGACCCAACCGCTGATGCGCGAAATAACGGCCGGATGCAGGTTCAGCGGGTCATTGTCATCTGCGATCCCCACAGGACTGATCCCGATGGCTGCAAGTGCATCCGCAAAAGCATACTCCAGCGTCACAATACGTTGCGGCGGTGTGTCCAGAGTCATACTTTTTCCAAGGCTGTCTGTCATGGTTGCAGTGAAGGCGGCAGTGCTGGAGAAAAGAAACAGAGAAAAGGCGATCCAGCGCAGATATCCCAACAGAGGCATGGTACTCCCTTGATTAACAGAGAAAAATATTATGGATTGTGGAGCTGTTGCTGCTTCATTCTAATGGCTTTCGAACGCAGTACAAGGGAAGTCTCCGGATAAAGAGAGGACTTCGGCCAGTTCTGGATCGGGATCGGTTTCCGGTTGCGGTTCCCTAATGCTTTTCCGCAGCTGAGGCCCTATCCTTGCTTTAAAGGCAGATTCAGCTGCGGAGATTTTTATCGAAGGCAAAGGCGACAAAAAAATACACAATCCTTGCGCAAGTGCATTGAATTTACGCCATTTCTGATTAGGATTTCAGCAACCATTCGTCATGGAGTGACATATTGATGAAACTTGTCGGGAACTGGGGCATAGCTGTCATGATTGCCCTGCTGCTTACCGGATGTAACCGCGCCTCAACCTCACAGGCGCTGGGGACGCTGGAGCGCGACCGGATTACGCTGACTGCCACCGCAACTGAAATTATCCGGGTGATGCCTGTGGAAGAAGGGCAGCCCGTGAAAGCCGGCGAAGTGCTGGTGAGGCTCGATACAACACGTCAGGCTGCGGTGCTGGCGCAGGCAAAAGCACAGCAGGTAAAGGCCGAAGCTTATCTTCTGAGGCTGACCAACGGGGAGCGGGTCGAAGATATTGCGGCCGCCAAAGCGGGACTGGATCAGGCGGAAGCCCGTCTGGTGGATGCTGAAAAAACCTATGAGCGCCGGGAACGTCTGGTCAGACAAAAACTGATCAGCGTGGCAGAACGGGATAATGCCCGGGCGGAACGGGATGCGGCACGTGCCGAAGTGACAGCAGCTCGTGAGAATCTGACCAAGCTGACCCGGGGCGAACGAACCGAAGATATCCAGCAGGCGCAGGCTGAACTGGAAGCGGCGCAGGCGAATGTGGCGTTGCAGCAACGTATTTTGGATGACTTAACAGTGGTTGCAACCCGGGACGGGATTGTCGACAGTCTGCCCTATAACCTGGGGGAGCGTGTGCCGGTGAATGCAGTGGTTGCCGTGCTTCAGGCCAACAGCCGTCCTTATGCCAGAGTCTATGTGCCGGAGCCTTATCGTGTGGCAATGCAACCCGGCAAACAGGCAGCCGTCTATGTTGACGGTGTCTCACAACCTTATGAAGGCAAATTGCGCTGGATTGCGACAGAGCCGGCATTTACCCCGTATTACGCACTGAATGAAGATGACAGGGCCCGGCTGGTCTATCTGGCGGAGTTTGATTTGCCGGATGAAGCCCGATCCCTGCCTTCCGGGGTGCCTGTTCAGGTGGAGATGTCCGTTGAGTGAACTTGCAATCAATGCCGTCGGACTGACGCGGCGGTTCGGTGATTTCACCGCGGTGAATCAGCTGAATCTTCATGTGCCGAAAGGCAGTATCTACGGTTTTCTGGGACCCAACGGATGCGGAAAGTCGACTACGCTGCGGATGCTGACCGGACTGCTCAGTCCGAGTGAAGGGGAAATTAATGTGCTGGGTCTGCGGATTCCGGAACAGGCTGAAGCGCTTCGGATGAAAATCGGCTATATGACGCAGAAGTTTTCGTTGTACGAAGACTTGTCCGTCTCAGAAAACCTGCAATTTATCGGGCAGATATACGGCCTCTCTTCCCGTGAACTCAAACCCAGGGTGGCAGAACTTGCGGACACTTATCAGCTGAGCCGGCTGATGAAGCAACGGGTCGGCAGTATGAGCGGCGGTCAGAAACAGCGTCTGGCTCTGGCGGCTGCGGTAATGCATCAACCGGATTTACTATTTCTGGATGAGCCGACATCGGCTGTCGATCCTCAGTCGAGGCGTGATTTCTGGGAGCAGTTGTTTGATTTGTCTGATCAGGGCACCACGATTCTGGTCACCACCCACTATATGGATGAAGCTGAACGTTGCCACGGACTGGCGATTATGGAGTCAGGTGAGATCAAAGCGGATGGCCCGCCCAGCGAGCTGATGGAACAGATGGGCGTGAGTGTGGTGGAAATTGAGGCGCCGGGTTTGCGGCAGATGAAAGAGCGTCTGCTCTTGCTGCCCGAAGTGGTGTCGGCTGCTCAGCTGGGGATCCGGCTTCGTGTGCTGGTTCGGGCGGCTGAAACCGATCCGGTGGCCTGGCTGAAGCATCAGATGCCGTCGCTGCAGCAGGCAGAACTGACGGTTGTCCGGCCCAGTCTGGAAGATGTGTTTGTTACCAGCACAGGGAAGCCACGCCAATGAATCTTGTGTCCAGCCTGATCCGGATGAAGGCGATTCTGGTCAAGGAGTTCCGTCAGCTTTCACGCGACCGGATCACCTTCGGGATGGTGGTAATGATCCCGCTGATTCAGCTGTTGCTGTTTGGGTTTGCAATCAATACCGATGTGCGCAACATTCCGGTCGCCGTGGTCGATCAAAGTCAGTCTCAGTACGGGCGGATCATCACTGAGGCGGTCAAGGCCACGCAGGTGGTGACCGTGGTGGATGTTTACGCTACGCCTCATGATGGCGAGCAGGCCATTACTGCCGGTAAAGTCCGCGGCGTTCTGGTACTGCCCCGGGATCTGGACCAGCGGCTGGCACAGCACCGGGAAGCGGGTCAGTGGCTGGTGGACGGGTCCGATACCATGGTCAGCTCGGCACTGCTGCAGCTTCAGAATATGCCGGTGCAGAATCTGGTGGGAGACTATAAAGCGCAGCAGTCCAGCGTCATGACACCGACCTTTGAAGTCGCATTGTATTTCAACCCGGAACGCCGGACGGCGGTGAACATTGTGCCCGGCTTACTGGGGGTGATTCTGACAATGACGATGATTCTCTTTACCTCGGCTGCCATTGTCCGAGAACGGGAGCGGGGGAACCTGGAGCTGCTGATCACAACCCCGGTGCACTCGCTGGAACTGATGCTGGCGAAAATTGCCCCTTATATTGTCATTGGCCTGATTCAGGTGGTGATTATTCTTGGACTGGGTCATTTTATTTTTGATGTACCAATCAACGGCCCACTGAGCCAGATCTTGTTCGGCACCTTATTGTTTATCTCTGCCAGCCTGACGTTAGGACTGGTGATATCCACCATTGCGCAGACACAGCTTCAGGCCATGCAGATGACGGTCTTTATTCTGCTGCCTTCCATCCTGTTGTCCGGCTTTATGTTTCCTTATGAGGGGATGCCGGTTGTCGCGCAGTGGATTGCGGAGGTGCTGCCTGCAACACACTTTATGCGGATGATCCGCGGCATTGTGCTGAGAGGCGCGGATTTGGCTGTGCTTTGGAAAGATGCCTTGTGGTTAGCCGGTTTTACCTTGCTGGGGCTGCTGGTCGCGTCCTGGCGCTTTAAGAAAACGCTGGACTGACTGAACCCGGTTTCTGAGATCGCAAACTGAGGCAACATACTGATATGATGCCGTTCAGTGGCCGCAGGGCCGTGGGTTGCGATGTGCAGGAGTGGATGTGGGGAAAGGTGTTTTTTTATCTGTGTTGTCATCTTGCCTGTTCGGTGGGATGTATTTCTATGCAACGTTACTTCACCCGCTGGATGGAGAAGCGATTTTCAGCTGGCGGTTATTGCTGACACTTCCTTTTCTGACGCTCTTTTTGCTCAGCAGTCATGCCTGGGGGCAGGTGACAGAGATTGCCTTGCAGATCCGTCAGCGTCCGCTGCTCTGGTTGGGAGTTCCCCTGTCGGCCGGTTTGCTGGGGTTACAGTTCTGGCTCTTCTTATGGGCGCCAGTCAATGGTCGGGCCCTGCCTGTATCTCTGGGCTATTTTATGATGCCGCTGGTAATGGTGGTGTTGGGCAGACTGGTTTACAAAGACAGACTGAGCGGATTGCAGAAAGTCGCTGTGCTTTTTGCCGGGGTAGGGGTTGCCAATAAGCTCTGGCTGTCGGGCGGTTTGTACTGGGAAACCCTTGTGGTCGCGATGGGTTATCCGGCCTATTTTATGTTGCGGCGGAAAATGGGCACGGACAGCCTGGGTGGTCTGTGGTTTGATATGGCGATGATGTTCCCCCCGGTCATCTGGTGGCTGTTTATTCAGACCGAAAGCCTGAGTGTGTTGATGCAGCATTCACAGCTGATTGCACTGGTTCTCGGACTGGGTGTGCTCAGTGCGCTGGCGGTGGGCAGTTATATTGTAGCCAGTCGCCTGCTGAGTTTCAGCCTGTTCGGACTGCTGAGTTATGTTGAACCGGTATTACTGGTGATCGTATCACTGTTGCTGGGGGAACGTATCGAGGGCGGAGAGTGGCTCACTTACCTTGCCATCTGGGTTGCCGTGGCGTTTCTGATACTGGATTGTGTGCGCCAGATCCTGACTCAACGGCAAGTCCGGCTGGCCGCCGGAATGAGTGACTGATCCGGTCATGCCCGCGGATTTCAGCGGGCATGGTTCAGTGAGGGTTTAATGGTCCAGGTACAGGTAGTTTTGCCAGCTCTTCATCCGAATCAGTACTTTACGCATCACTGCCAGATGGTGCGCATGATCGGAGTAGACCGCAATTTCCATATTCGCCCCTAAAGGCAGCTTGTAAGCACTGATGTCATCAATCATTTTGAGTCTGACCAGCGGCCGCCCCTGACGCATCAGGATCTCGGTTCCGTATAGCACGCCTTGTGCCTGTGCCTGACCTTCTCCGATGGCTGGCAGTACTTCCACGATTTCTGCTTTGAACGTTTTTCCCGGAATGGCGCGGAAAATCACATCGGCTTCATAACCGGGTTTGAGGCGTAACAGGGAGTTCTGACGAAAGGCACCGATAATGAATTCATCATCGGTATTGATAAAGGTCATGACCGGACGCAGCGGGAGCGGAACAGCCATCATGCCCGGCCGGAGCAGAACCTGAGTGACAAATCCGCGGGTCGGCGCCCGGACAATGGTGGAGTCCAGATCAAACCGGGCTTTGACCAGCAGGGCTTCAATCTGGGCAATGCTGGTGTTCTGCCCGTTGATATTGGACTCGAACGCCAGTTTGGCTCGCCGTTCTTCCGCATGCGCAGCGTCGAGCGATGCTTCGGCGCTCCGGTAGAACTGTTCGCGGTTGTCCACATCTGCTTTGGTGAATGCACCGCGTTTGTAGCCGGTCGCATAGCGCTGGTATTGCTGGTAGGTTCGATCGCGTTCGGCCTGAGCTTTGACTCTCGTTGACATCGCAGCTTTGTAGGCGGCTTCCAGTCCCAGCACATTTTGTCTGGTTTCTTCCAGCTGTGCTTCCAGTCTGTCAACCTCAGCCTGAAAAGGCGTCGGGTCTATTTTAAAAAGCACATCGCCCTGTTTCAGGGGGGTGTTTGGCCTGACCGGCACTTCGGTGACTTTGCCACGGACATTCGGCATGATGGGCGTCGAAACATAGTATTCTCCCCCCAGACTGGTGTGCGGATGGTTGTAGTTCATCAGCAGTACCAGTGCACCTACCAGGACAATGCCTCCCAGAACGGCAGTCGGAACCGTCCATTTATTCAGAGGGATCCGGAAGATCTTAAAAATAAAAATACAGATTGCAGCGTATGAGAGAACCAGCAGGGTTTCCATTATTGATGGCCCTCGTCATTGTCATTGCTTTTCTGCTGACTGGCGGGATTGACCGGCGGGCAGGGAGCGTGTCTGAGTGCGGTCAGTTCGGTTTGCAGCAGCTGAATTTGTGCTTCCATTTTGGAAATCTGGGATTGCAGCAGAACCTGCTCATTCTGAATTTGCTGAAAGCCCCACCCCCGTTCTTTTCTCCACAAGGTGGCCCAGATCCATAAAAATGGCCACAGCGCGTGCAAAGTGAATAAACTGACCCATCCGGCATAATGGATAGCGTCCTGATGGGGATGCTCCCTTTCCTTGGCAATCTCATAGGGAATGTCGTGAATTGCGATGATGCCATAAAACATCACCAGGGCGACGAAGATAAGCAGCCCTAATGCAAAATAATCTAAAAACATAGAGTTACCCTAAAATCCGGACCATGATCTCAAGAGTATAGCGAAAAAATAAGCTTAGCCGATGTAAGGTTTTTGACTTTAAGGCGTCGTTCAGATCAAGCAGGCCGGCGAAATGCCGGCCTGTCGGAGAGAAAGTCTTGTGTGGTGTGTCACCGGAGGACTAAGACGCATCCTCTGCAGCTTGTCTTGCTTGTGCAATCCAGCTGTTAAACAGTTTCTGGTGCGATTTGATCCAGCCATTGGCGTGGTTCTCAATGTCCTGCTGGGAGTTCTGGCCCTGACTCATCCGCATATTCTGGGCACTGACGTCATTGATATCCAGCTGCATGACTTCAAACAGTTTGGCGGCCGCTGGATTGTCTTCGGCAAATTTTTTGTTTGCCACAATCCGCATGCTGTTCATCTGAAATCCATAGTTTTTGCCGTTCGGTAAAGTAGTGTCCACTTTTTTACGCTCGCCCGGCAGTGCGGAGAAAGGAACTTCCAGCCAAACCACGTCTCTTCCCGGAACCAGCACGCCGCTGACCCAGTAAGGCGTCCATGTGTAGTACAGAATCGGAGAACCGTTCCGGTAGCGGGAAATTGTGTCGGCGATAATGGCGGCGTAGTTACCCTGATTATGGGTGACTGTGTTGCGCAGCCCGTATACATCCAGCTGATGCTCAATCACACTTTCACAGCCCCAGCCCGGGTTGCAGCCGGTGAGATCGGCTTTGCCGTCACCGTTGGCGTCAAAGAGTTTGGCCAGTTTCGGATCTTTCAGCTGGCTGATATTGGTGATGCCGTATTTTTCAGCGGTTTTCTTATCAATCAGATAGCCCTGGGCTGCACCGGTAATGTATTCCCCTTTCCGGTAAAACTTATTGTCTCCGCCGGATTTGATAAATTTGTCTTTATGCAGGGGAGACCAGTTCACCGCGAGGAAAGTAGCATCCCCATTGGCAATCGAGGTATAGCCGACGTTGTAATCGACCTCTTTGGTCGGCAGAACCTTGTATCCCAGCGCTTCCAGAGCTTTATTGACAATCAGGGTCTGAAAGGTTTCTTCCGCCACCGTACTCTGTACGGGCTGAACGGAAATTCCCTGACCGGGTTCTTCGGCCGCGGTGGCGGTCCATGTTGCGACACCGGCAAGCAGTGCCGCTGAGAGTGAAAGTGACTTCCAGCGTGTTGTCATGGTGTTCTCCTTAAGATTGTGAATGGGTCGTCAGTTGCGGGGTCTCATCTTTTTTGAACCGGCGATAAATGAAGCCAATCGGGCCGTGTTCATACCAGTGACGGTATGCTTTGCCGCGATCAGATGCCCCCATGGCCTGGGTCAGACGGTCCAGCAGAATAGCCAGAATGACAATGCCCAGACCCCCAATGGCGGCCAGTCCCATATCCAGACGACCAATGCCGCGCAGGACCATTTGTCCCAGACCGCCTACGGCGATCATTGAGGCAATGACGACCATAGACAGGGCCAGCATCAGTGTCTGATTCACGCCAGCCATGATGGTTGGCATGGCCAGCGGCAGCTGAACCTTGTAAAGCATTTGTTTTGGATTCGCGCCAAAGGAATGTGCGGCTTCAATCAGTTCTTCCGGTACCTGCCTGATCCCCAGAATCGTCAGCCGGATGATGGGGGGGAGGGCAAAGATGATGGTGACGACCACACCGGGGACGTTCCCGATACCGAAGAGCATGACAATCGGCACCAGATACACAAAGGCCGGGGTTGTCTGCATTGCATCGAGAACCGGCCGGATGATTTTGGCGGCTTTTTCACTGCGTGCCAGCCAGATCCCGGTGGGCAACCCGATCAGCAGGCAGAAAAAGACCGACGTCAGAACCAGTGCCAGCGTGACCATCGCCTGATCCCAGGCACCGATGGCGCCAATCAGTAAGAGCGAGAGCACGGATGCGATCCCCATCCGGGCGCCCGCAATCTGCCAGGCCAGAATCATGATCAGGAAAATCATCAGCAGTGCCGGCGTCGACTGAAGTAAGGCCTGAAAAGCCGTGAGAATGTAATCAATCGGGACACTGATGGCCTGAAACGCGGGCCGGAAATTAGCGACCAGCCAGTTGATTCCGTCTTCCACCCAGCGATCAAAGGGGATCAGCGCATCCTGAAACGGGTGCATCCAGTCGATACTGGGATCGGCCGGGGCTGATGCCGCTTCGTTCAGCCAGTCAGACCCTGAATTGGGCGTTGAACCGGCGGCATTCCCCCAAGGGTCGGTATTGGCAGCATCTGTCGTTGCAGACCAGGGATCCTGCACAGGTGGTTGTTCCGGCACCGTTTCTGTTCCCGGAGCGGATGATACGGTTTGTGTTTCCTGGCTCATGTCAGGCCTCCCGGTCTAGTGTCTGTAGCAGGCGAGCTTTGGTGATAATGCCATGGTAGCGCTGCTGCTCATCAACGACGGGCACACCGTAAGGCAGGCTGGCAACATGACCAATCAGTTCACCTACCGGGGTATTGGGTAAGAACGTCACCGTGTCATTCAGCAACGCTTGTGTCAGCGGGTGGTTGGCTTTCGTGGCACTTTGTAAGGATTCGGTGGAGACAATCCCGACGTACTGATTGCGGCGATCGACCACGATGCCAAATTCGCGATCCTGGTCGTTGAGTAGCTGCAGGGCGGCGCGCGGGCCGTCGGTTTCGCCTTTTTTGATGACCGTGACCTGCTGTTTGCGGGCAATATCTTTCGCTGTGAAAACATTGGTGACATCCACGCCTTTGAAGAAGGAACGGACATAGTCATTGGCCGGGTGGTGGAGGATCTCATCCGGGGTCCCGATCTGGACCACTTCACCATTCTGCATAATGGCGATGCGATCCCCGATGCGCATGGCTTCATCCAGATCGTGGGAGATGAAAACGACGGTTCGTTTGTCATCACTTTGCAGCCGAATCAGCTCGTCCTGCATTTCGGTCCGGATCAGCGGATCCAGCGCGGAAAATGCTTCGTCCATCAGCAGAATGTCCGGGTCATTCGCCAGCGCTCTGGCCAGACCCACCCGCTGCTTCATCCCGCCGGACAGCTCGTCCGGATAGGAGGCTGCGTAGGCATCCAGGCCGACACGCGCCAGCGCTTTCAGTGCCGTCTCGTAGCGGGTATCTTTATCGACACCGGCCAGTTCCAGTCCGAAGGCGGTGTTGTCGATCACGGTCATATGCGGCATCAGTGCAAATGACTGAAACACCATACTGATGTTGTTTCTTCTGACGGTCCGCAATTCCTCTTCAGAAATCTTGGCAATGTCTTTTCCGTCAAGCAGCACCTGGCCATGTGTGGGTTCTATCAGTCGGTTGAGCAGCCTGACCAGTGTTGATTTTCCTGAACCTGAAAGGCCCATGATGACGAAAATTTCACCTTCCCGGATGGTCAGGCTGGCATCTTTGACCCCGACGGTGAGGCCGGTTTCTTCAAAGATGGCATCCTTATTCAACCCTTTTTCCAGCAGTGGGAACGCCCTTTCCGGAGCGCTGCCAAACACCTTGTAAAGGTTTTTTACTTCAAGTTTGACAGTCATAAATTGTACTAGTCCTTCAAAATGAATCTTCCTCTGCAAAGAAATTATTACAGATGAAACATTTGTACTCTAAACAATTATGGCATGTCTTTCAAAGTGATAAGGGGTTTATTTGAATATTTATCAGGTTTTAGGGTGCGGTTGTGAATCATAAACTGCCTATTTGTCTTATAAATAGACAATTTCTGGGGGTGTCTGACAAAAACAGGAATCAGGTGAAGGTTAGATGACTACTGATTGAGGGCGCGGTGAACGGGCAGTGTGACCAGAAAACAGTTCCCGGATGCCGTCTGGTTACCCTCAAGGACGATATCTCCGCCATGGAGCAGAGCAATATCGCTGATAATCGACATGCCGAGTCCGGCGCCATCGCCCCGTTCTGTATTGGCGCGGAAAAACTTTTCAAAGATCCGTTCCCGAATCATGTCCGGGATGGGCTGGCCGGAATCGCAGACACGGATCGCCACCCAGTCCTCTGACTGCAGGGTGACGGAGATATTGATGTCGGCATTCTTTCCGGCATAACGGATGGCATTATCAATTAGGTTGCTGAATAAACTGGTCAGCAGGACACCATTGGCGTCCATCATGAGGGTATCCGGGCCATCCAGCGACAGATTCTGGTCCTGTTTTAATGCCAGGGGCACCAGAGAGCCGATCACATCGCGCAGGCAGGCCATCAGATCGGTCTCGTTGAATGGAAAAGCATTCCCGCCTTCGACCCGGGCGAGCATCAGCAGCTGCTGAATTAGGCGGTCGGTCCGTTCAATGCCTTTGAGAATATGGGTCAAGTCGTTTTGCAGATCTGTCGGGTTATCACTGGCCAGTGCATTCTCAGCATTCAGACGCAGCACTGCTAATGGCGTTTTCAGCTCATGGGCTGCGGTGTGTGTGAAACGTTTTTCTCTGACCCAGGCTTTATCCAGTTCTGACAGCAGATAATTGAGCTGATCAATCAGAGGCTTGAGCTCGATGGTGGGCTGAGAAACCTGAATTGCATGCAGTTTGTTGATGGTGCGCCGAGACAGGGCCTGCTGAAGTTCCCCGACAGGCTGCATGATGTAGTTGACCAGCAGAATAATAGCAAGCGCCAGACAGGGGATTAGTAAGAGCTGTGGGATCCCGGTTGAGAAGGCGATATCGTCGATCAGTTCATCCCGGATTGCCTGTTTTTCTGCCACGATCAGAAAGGCTGCTTCCTGGTCCGGTGCTGTCGAAGGCAGGCGAATCTGGAAGCTGCGCCAGAGCTGACTGTCAAATGAGATCGGGTGGTAGCCAATTTTATCCGGGACAGAGAGCGGGGTCGGCGGGGCCGCAGGTGAGCGGAGCAGCACACCTTCGCTGGCACTGAACAGCTGAAACATCAGTTTCTGTTCATAGGGGTGTCCGTAAGGGGTCGGGTCATCATCATCGAGTCCGGCATGATTGCTGATGCCCTGATACCATTGCTCATAAAACAATTCGAGCTGTTCGGGCGGCATCATCAGTAACTGGGGGGCGCTTAGGGCAAGCAGTTTTGCGGATTGCCCCAGCCGGGCATCAAAAATTTCGTCAATCTCATGTTTGGATTCAGCGAAGATCAGGCTCCAGGAGATGGCAATCAGCACAGTGGCGGCCGTCACCGTCATCGTGATCAGCCGCTTTTTTATCGACAGCATGGGACGGATTTCAGCGATTATCAATGATATACCCTACGCCACGGATATTTTTGATCAGCGTGCTGCCCAGTTTTTTCCGCAAATTATGAATATGGACTTCAATGGCATTGTCACTGGCGGTGTCATCCCAGCCGTGCAGGGCTTGCTGAAGTCTGTCCTTACTCAGTACCCGTCCTGCCTGTGCCACTAATGTACTGAGAATTTTGAACTCATTTCGGGTCAGTTTGACGGGTTTTCCCTGAAAACTCACACTATTGTTGTCCAGAGACAGGGTTAAATCCCCGAGCTGGATTTCAGTCTCCGTACTCCCGGACAGACGCCGGATCATGACCCGCAGCCGGGCCAGTAATTCTTCCAGCGCGAAAGGCTTGACCAGATAATCATCGGCGCCACCGTCGAGTCCTTTGACCCGGTCGTCGATGCCATCCCGGGCGGTCAGGATCATCACCGGAACCTGATGGCCGGCACGGCGGATATGACGCAATACCTGCAGGCCATCAATATCCGGCAGCGTCAGATCGAGAATCACAGCCAGAAAATCTTCAGTTTTCAGTGCGTGTTCAACCCCCTGGCCGCGCTGCAGCCAGTCAACGGTATAGCCACGACGGCTGAGCGAGGCCACCATAGACTCGCCCAGCATCACGTCATCTTCGATCAGTAAGATCCGCATTGACTATTGCAGCTCCTTCAGTTTTTCCTGGATTTCACGCTGGCGACCCGCGTCGGCCAGTTTACGGCCCGGACGTGGTTTGGCATGGCTGGCACGAGTGAGGTAAACAATGGCATCATCTCGCCGTCCGTCCTGCGCCAGAAAATCCCCGTAAAAGTAATTTGGATCAATCCCATCCGGATTAATTGCCAGAGCTTTTTGCAGCATGGCTTCGGCTTTGTCGTCATCACCAAATGCAATTGGCCATCCGGGCACCTGGTAGTATAACGTGCCCAGGCTGGTATAGGCAGATCCGTCCAGGACTTTCGGGTCGGTCCTGATCACGTCTTCAAGCAAAGCCTTCGCTTCTTTGACCAGCGGCAGCGCGCCCAGGCCACCTTTGGCACCGGCCAGGCTGCTTTTGTTTATGGCCAGCCAGACTTTCAGGTCAGCGCGGTCTGGTGATTGCTGCAAGGCTTTTTTTGT
This DNA window, taken from Photobacterium sp. CCB-ST2H9, encodes the following:
- a CDS encoding ATP-binding protein, which produces MLSIKKRLITMTVTAATVLIAISWSLIFAESKHEIDEIFDARLGQSAKLLALSAPQLLMMPPEQLELFYEQWYQGISNHAGLDDDDPTPYGHPYEQKLMFQLFSASEGVLLRSPAAPPTPLSVPDKIGYHPISFDSQLWRSFQIRLPSTAPDQEAAFLIVAEKQAIRDELIDDIAFSTGIPQLLLIPCLALAIILLVNYIMQPVGELQQALSRRTINKLHAIQVSQPTIELKPLIDQLNYLLSELDKAWVREKRFTHTAAHELKTPLAVLRLNAENALASDNPTDLQNDLTHILKGIERTDRLIQQLLMLARVEGGNAFPFNETDLMACLRDVIGSLVPLALKQDQNLSLDGPDTLMMDANGVLLTSLFSNLIDNAIRYAGKNADINISVTLQSEDWVAIRVCDSGQPIPDMIRERIFEKFFRANTERGDGAGLGMSIISDIALLHGGDIVLEGNQTASGNCFLVTLPVHRALNQ
- a CDS encoding response regulator, with the translated sequence MRILLIEDDVMLGESMVASLSRRGYTVDWLQRGQGVEHALKTEDFLAVILDLTLPDIDGLQVLRHIRRAGHQVPVMILTARDGIDDRVKGLDGGADDYLVKPFALEELLARLRVMIRRLSGSTETEIQLGDLTLSLDNNSVSFQGKPVKLTRNEFKILSTLVAQAGRVLSKDRLQQALHGWDDTASDNAIEVHIHNLRKKLGSTLIKNIRGVGYIIDNR
- a CDS encoding tetratricopeptide repeat protein, with product MKKPSFNLIKPLLVMACVTGASLSSLAYADELSDIQQQWAKCQYDTFNKDNKVQCLRNVITETKKALQQSPDRADLKVWLAINKSSLAGAKGGLGALPLVKEAKALLEDVIRTDPKVLDGSAYTSLGTLYYQVPGWPIAFGDDDKAEAMLQKALAINPDGIDPNYFYGDFLAQDGRRDDAIVYLTRASHAKPRPGRKLADAGRQREIQEKLKELQ